A genomic segment from Streptomyces sp. NBC_00459 encodes:
- a CDS encoding ATP-binding protein, translated as MATVELRFSALPEHVRTARLVAAAVARRAGVDEAVLDEVRLAVGEACSRAVGLHQSGGISEPVWVTLTEEEKLFSIEVGDEAPRSAPGDNASGADGGVDVDAEEDEMGLAVISGLVDDVEVTAGENGGSIRMSWPTTPPATLLS; from the coding sequence ATGGCCACCGTTGAACTCCGCTTCAGCGCGCTGCCCGAGCACGTCAGGACCGCCCGACTGGTGGCGGCAGCGGTGGCGCGCAGGGCCGGAGTGGACGAGGCCGTACTCGACGAGGTGCGACTCGCCGTCGGTGAGGCCTGCTCCCGTGCCGTCGGACTGCACCAGAGCGGCGGCATCTCGGAGCCCGTGTGGGTGACGCTGACCGAGGAGGAGAAGCTGTTCTCCATCGAGGTCGGAGACGAAGCACCCCGCTCGGCTCCCGGTGACAACGCTTCGGGCGCCGACGGCGGCGTGGACGTGGATGCCGAGGAGGACGAGATGGGCCTCGCGGTCATCAGCGGCCTCGTCGACGACGTCGAGGTCACCGCGGGGGAGAACGGCGGATCGATCCGCATGAGCTGGCCGACCACGCCGCCGGCCACGCTCCTCTCCTGA
- the topA gene encoding type I DNA topoisomerase produces MSPTSETAQGGRRLVIVESPAKAKTIKGYLGPGYVVEASVGHIRDLPNGAAEVPEQYTGEVRRLGVDVEHDFQPIYVVNADKKAQVKKLKDLLKDSDELFLATDEDREGEAIAWHLQEVLKPKVPVKRMVFHEITKAAIQAAVANPRELNQKLVDAQETRRILDRLYGYEVSPVLWKKVMPRLSAGRVQSVATRLVVERERERIAFRSAEYWDLTGTFATGRAGDSSDPSSLVARLAAVDGKRVAQGRDFDSLGQLKSANTLHLDEGNARALAAALADTSFAVRSVESKPYRRSPYAPFRTTTLQQEASRKLGFGAKSTMQVAQKLYENGFITYMRTDSTTLSETAINAARAQVTQLYGADYLPSSPRTYAGKVKNAQEAHEAIRPSGDRFRTPAETGLTGDQFRLYELIWKRTVASQMKDAVGNSVTVKIAGTSADGRDAEFSASGKTITFHGFLKAYVEGADDPNAELDDRESRLPQVNEGDALSAEEITVDGHATKPPARYTEASLVKELEEREIGRPSTYASIIGTILDRGYVFKKGTALVPSFLSFAVVNLLEKHFGRLVDYDFTARMEDDLDRIARGEAQSVPWLRRFYFGVGTDGAPVPAVGGAAEAGNGDGDHLGGLKELVTDLGAIDAREVSSFPVGNDIVLRVGRYGPYIERGEKDSENHQRADVQEDLAPDELSVELAEELLAKPSGDFELGADPESGHQIIARDGRYGPYVTEVLPEGTPKTGKNAVKPRTASLFKSMSLDTVTLADALKLMSLPRVVGKDAEGVEITAQNGRYGPYLKKGTDSRSLQTEDQLFTITLEESLEIYSQPKQRGRAAAKPPLKELGTDPVSGKPVVVKDGRFGPYVTDGESNATLRSGDSVEEITPERGYELLAEKRAKSPVKKTAKKAPAKKAPAKKAATTKTAAAKKTTAAKTTTAKKTAAKKAPAKKATAARATGEE; encoded by the coding sequence TTGTCCCCGACCAGCGAGACCGCACAGGGCGGCCGCCGACTCGTCATCGTCGAGTCGCCTGCCAAGGCGAAGACGATCAAGGGCTATCTCGGCCCCGGATACGTCGTCGAGGCGAGCGTCGGGCACATCCGCGACCTCCCCAACGGCGCCGCCGAGGTACCCGAGCAGTACACCGGTGAGGTGCGCCGCCTCGGGGTGGACGTCGAACACGACTTCCAGCCGATCTACGTGGTCAACGCGGACAAGAAGGCCCAGGTCAAGAAGCTCAAGGACCTGCTGAAGGACTCCGACGAACTCTTCCTCGCAACCGATGAGGACCGCGAGGGCGAGGCCATCGCGTGGCACCTCCAGGAAGTCCTGAAGCCCAAGGTCCCGGTCAAGCGGATGGTCTTCCACGAGATCACCAAGGCCGCGATCCAGGCCGCCGTCGCCAACCCGCGCGAGCTGAACCAGAAGCTGGTCGACGCCCAGGAGACCCGCCGCATCCTCGACCGTCTCTACGGCTACGAGGTCTCGCCGGTCCTGTGGAAGAAGGTCATGCCGCGCCTGTCGGCCGGCCGTGTCCAGTCGGTCGCGACGCGACTTGTGGTGGAGCGGGAACGCGAGCGCATCGCTTTCCGTTCTGCTGAGTACTGGGACCTGACGGGAACCTTCGCGACCGGCCGCGCGGGAGACTCGTCGGACCCGTCGTCGCTGGTCGCCCGCCTCGCGGCCGTCGACGGCAAGCGCGTCGCACAGGGCCGCGACTTCGACTCCCTGGGACAACTGAAGAGCGCGAACACCCTCCACCTGGACGAGGGGAACGCCCGCGCCCTGGCCGCCGCCCTGGCGGACACCAGCTTCGCCGTCCGCTCGGTCGAGTCGAAGCCGTACCGCCGCTCGCCGTACGCCCCGTTCCGTACGACGACGCTCCAGCAGGAGGCCAGCCGCAAGCTCGGCTTCGGCGCGAAGTCGACCATGCAGGTGGCGCAGAAGCTGTACGAGAACGGCTTCATCACCTATATGCGTACGGACTCCACGACCCTGTCGGAGACGGCGATCAACGCCGCCCGTGCCCAGGTCACCCAGCTGTACGGCGCCGACTACCTGCCCTCGTCCCCGCGGACGTACGCCGGGAAGGTCAAGAACGCGCAGGAGGCGCACGAGGCGATCCGCCCGTCGGGTGATCGTTTCCGCACTCCGGCCGAGACGGGCCTGACCGGCGACCAGTTCCGGCTCTACGAGCTGATCTGGAAGCGCACGGTCGCCTCCCAGATGAAGGACGCGGTCGGCAACTCGGTCACCGTGAAGATCGCGGGCACGTCCGCCGACGGCCGTGACGCCGAGTTCAGCGCCTCCGGCAAGACGATCACCTTCCACGGCTTCCTGAAGGCGTACGTCGAGGGCGCCGACGACCCGAACGCCGAGCTGGACGACCGCGAGAGCCGTCTGCCCCAGGTGAACGAGGGCGACGCCCTGTCCGCCGAGGAGATCACGGTCGACGGGCACGCCACCAAGCCCCCGGCCCGCTACACCGAGGCGTCGCTGGTCAAGGAGCTCGAAGAGCGCGAGATCGGCCGCCCGTCGACGTACGCGTCGATCATCGGGACCATCCTCGACCGCGGTTACGTCTTCAAGAAGGGCACGGCCCTGGTGCCGTCCTTCCTCTCCTTCGCCGTCGTCAACCTCCTGGAGAAGCACTTCGGGCGGCTCGTCGACTACGACTTCACCGCCCGGATGGAGGACGACCTCGACCGCATCGCCCGTGGCGAGGCCCAGTCCGTGCCGTGGCTGAGGCGCTTCTACTTCGGCGTGGGCACCGATGGCGCTCCCGTTCCGGCGGTCGGCGGCGCGGCCGAGGCGGGCAACGGCGACGGGGACCACCTCGGCGGTCTCAAGGAGCTGGTGACCGACCTGGGCGCGATCGACGCCCGCGAGGTGTCGTCGTTCCCGGTGGGCAACGACATCGTGCTGCGCGTCGGGCGCTACGGCCCCTACATCGAGCGTGGCGAGAAGGACTCCGAGAACCACCAGCGCGCCGACGTGCAGGAGGACCTCGCTCCCGACGAGCTGTCCGTCGAACTGGCGGAGGAGCTGCTGGCCAAGCCGAGCGGCGACTTCGAGCTGGGCGCCGACCCCGAGTCCGGCCACCAGATCATCGCCAGGGACGGCCGCTACGGCCCGTACGTCACCGAGGTGCTCCCCGAGGGCACCCCGAAGACCGGCAAGAACGCCGTCAAGCCGCGCACGGCCTCGCTGTTCAAGTCGATGTCCCTGGACACGGTGACGCTGGCGGACGCGCTCAAGCTGATGTCCCTGCCCAGGGTCGTCGGCAAGGACGCGGAGGGCGTGGAGATCACCGCGCAGAACGGGCGCTACGGGCCCTACCTCAAGAAGGGCACGGACTCGCGGTCGCTGCAGACCGAGGACCAGCTCTTCACGATCACCCTCGAAGAGTCGTTGGAGATCTACTCCCAGCCCAAGCAGCGTGGTCGGGCCGCCGCCAAGCCGCCGCTGAAGGAGCTGGGCACGGACCCGGTCAGCGGAAAGCCGGTGGTCGTCAAGGACGGCCGCTTCGGGCCGTACGTCACCGACGGCGAGAGCAACGCGACCCTGCGCTCCGGCGACAGCGTCGAGGAGATCACCCCGGAGCGCGGCTACGAGCTGCTCGCCGAGAAGCGCGCCAAGTCGCCGGTCAAGAAGACGGCGAAGAAGGCTCCGGCGAAGAAGGCCCCCGCCAAGAAGGCGGCCACGACGAAGACAGCCGCCGCCAAGAAGACGACGGCAGCCAAGACGACCACCGCGAAGAAGACGGCCGCCAAGAAGGCTCCGGCCAAGAAGGCGACCGCTGCGAGGGCCACGGGCGAGGAGTGA
- the bldG gene encoding anti-sigma factor antagonist BldG, with protein sequence MDLSLSTRTVGDRTVVEVGGEIDVYTAPKLREQLVELVNDGSFHLVVDMEGVDFLDSTGLGVLVGGLKRVRAHEGSLRLVCNQERILKIFRITGLTKVFPIHTSVDEAVAATD encoded by the coding sequence GTGGACCTGTCCCTGTCGACCCGTACCGTCGGCGATCGTACGGTCGTCGAGGTCGGTGGCGAAATTGACGTTTATACCGCGCCCAAGCTGCGTGAGCAGCTGGTCGAGCTGGTCAACGACGGGAGTTTTCACCTCGTCGTCGACATGGAGGGCGTCGACTTCCTCGACTCCACCGGGCTCGGCGTGCTGGTCGGCGGCCTGAAGCGTGTGCGTGCCCATGAGGGCTCGCTGCGCCTGGTGTGCAACCAGGAGCGCATTCTGAAGATCTTCCGTATCACCGGTCTGACCAAGGTGTTCCCGATTCACACCTCGGTCGACGAAGCGGTGGCGGCCACCGACTGA
- a CDS encoding DEAD/DEAH box helicase, which produces MAFNHLPQGVHDALGPLSVTPVTHSMPMAKNHRSERPSAFAASRPDPGTILDRLASGPSRASRITHTEHLPPRAGRHAVWPDRIRAEVIAAVQAAGIEHPWAHQALAAEHALDGDNVIVATGTASGKSLAYLVPVLSCLLDGSEAPNGRGATALYLAPTKALAADQRRSVKELSQPLGNAVRPAVYDGDTPVEEREWVRQYANYVLTNPDMLHRGILPSHPRWASFLKSLKYVVIDECHTYRGVFGSHVAQVLRRLRRLCARYGASPVFLLASATAAEPSVAAGRLTGLPVIEVADDASPRGELVFALWEPPLTELHGEKGAPVRRTAIAETADLLTDLTLQGVRSVAFVRSRRGAELISVIAQERLSEVDRSLARRVAAYRGGYLPEERRALEQALHSGELLGLAATTALELGIDVSGLDAVVIAGYPGTRASLWQQAGRAGRAGQGALAILVARDDPLDTFLVHHPEALFDQPVESTVLDPDNPYVLAPHLCAAAAELPLTDDDLELFGPETAALLPQLEAAKLLRRRTSAWHWTRRERAADLADIRGGGGNPVQIVEEGTGRLLGTVDAGASHTAVHEGAVHLHQGRTYLVRSLDLADSVALVEEANPPYSTVARDTTSIAVLETDTEIPWGDGRLCYGSVEVTNQVVSFLRRRVITGEVLGETKLDLPPRTLRTRAVWWTVTEDQLDAARINPEILGGALHAAEHASIGMLPLFATCDRWDIGGVSVPLHPDTLLPTVFVYDGHPGGAGFAERAFHTARSWLTATRQAIASCECDAGCPSCIQSPKCGNGNEPLHKRGAVRLLTVLLQGAPDEKAPDEKG; this is translated from the coding sequence ATGGCATTCAATCACTTACCGCAGGGCGTGCACGACGCCTTGGGCCCATTGTCCGTCACGCCAGTGACACACTCGATGCCGATGGCCAAGAATCACCGATCCGAACGACCCTCGGCTTTCGCCGCCTCGCGACCCGATCCGGGCACGATCCTGGACCGGCTCGCCTCGGGGCCGAGCCGGGCTTCGCGCATCACTCATACGGAGCACTTGCCCCCGCGTGCGGGCCGTCATGCCGTCTGGCCGGACCGGATTCGCGCCGAGGTGATCGCGGCCGTCCAGGCAGCCGGTATCGAACACCCCTGGGCCCACCAGGCACTGGCCGCCGAGCACGCCCTGGACGGCGACAACGTGATCGTCGCCACAGGCACCGCCTCGGGCAAGTCGCTCGCGTACCTCGTACCGGTCCTCTCGTGCCTTCTGGACGGCTCCGAGGCCCCCAACGGCCGGGGGGCGACCGCCCTGTACCTCGCGCCGACCAAAGCCCTCGCAGCCGACCAGCGACGTTCCGTGAAGGAACTTTCACAACCTTTGGGAAACGCGGTACGACCTGCCGTGTACGACGGCGACACTCCCGTCGAGGAGCGCGAGTGGGTGCGCCAGTACGCGAACTACGTCCTGACCAACCCGGACATGCTCCACCGGGGGATACTCCCGTCCCACCCCCGCTGGGCCTCCTTCCTGAAGTCGCTCAAGTACGTCGTCATCGACGAGTGCCACACCTACCGCGGCGTCTTCGGCTCCCATGTCGCCCAGGTCCTGCGCCGGTTGCGCCGCCTGTGTGCCCGCTACGGCGCCTCCCCCGTCTTCCTGCTCGCCTCCGCCACGGCCGCCGAACCGTCCGTCGCGGCAGGCCGTCTGACGGGCCTCCCGGTGATCGAGGTCGCGGACGACGCCTCACCTCGCGGTGAACTGGTGTTCGCCCTCTGGGAACCGCCGCTCACCGAACTGCACGGCGAGAAGGGCGCGCCCGTCCGCCGCACGGCCATCGCCGAGACCGCCGACCTGCTGACCGACCTCACTCTCCAGGGCGTGCGCTCGGTGGCCTTCGTACGCTCCCGTCGCGGCGCCGAGCTGATCTCGGTGATCGCCCAGGAACGGCTGTCCGAGGTCGACCGCTCGCTGGCCCGGCGCGTGGCCGCCTACCGCGGCGGCTACCTCCCCGAGGAACGCAGAGCCCTCGAACAGGCCCTCCACTCCGGCGAGCTCCTCGGCCTCGCCGCCACCACCGCCCTCGAACTCGGCATCGACGTCTCGGGGTTGGACGCCGTCGTCATCGCCGGCTACCCGGGCACCCGCGCCTCCCTGTGGCAGCAGGCGGGCCGCGCGGGACGTGCCGGGCAGGGCGCGCTGGCGATCCTGGTCGCCCGCGACGACCCGCTGGACACCTTCCTCGTCCACCACCCGGAGGCCCTGTTCGACCAGCCCGTCGAGTCGACGGTCCTCGACCCGGACAACCCGTACGTCCTGGCCCCCCACCTGTGTGCGGCGGCGGCGGAACTCCCCCTGACCGACGATGACCTGGAGCTGTTCGGCCCGGAAACGGCAGCCCTGCTCCCGCAGTTGGAGGCCGCGAAGCTGCTCCGCCGCCGCACCAGCGCCTGGCACTGGACACGCCGTGAGCGGGCCGCCGACCTGGCCGACATCCGAGGCGGTGGCGGCAACCCGGTCCAGATCGTCGAGGAGGGCACGGGACGGCTGCTCGGCACGGTCGACGCGGGCGCCTCGCACACGGCCGTGCACGAGGGCGCGGTCCACCTCCACCAGGGCCGCACCTATCTCGTCCGCTCCCTCGACCTGGCGGACTCGGTCGCCCTCGTCGAGGAGGCGAACCCCCCGTATTCGACGGTCGCCCGCGACACGACGTCCATCGCCGTCCTGGAGACGGACACCGAGATCCCCTGGGGCGACGGCCGCCTCTGCTACGGCTCCGTCGAGGTCACCAACCAGGTCGTCTCCTTCCTGCGCCGACGTGTCATCACCGGTGAAGTCCTGGGCGAGACAAAGCTCGACCTCCCTCCGCGTACGCTGCGCACCCGTGCCGTGTGGTGGACCGTCACCGAGGACCAGCTCGACGCGGCCCGCATCAACCCGGAGATCCTCGGCGGCGCCCTGCACGCCGCCGAACACGCGTCGATCGGCATGCTGCCCCTCTTCGCGACCTGCGACCGCTGGGACATCGGCGGCGTCTCCGTCCCGCTCCACCCGGACACCCTCCTCCCCACGGTCTTCGTGTACGACGGCCACCCGGGCGGAGCGGGCTTCGCGGAGCGCGCCTTCCACACGGCCCGCTCCTGGCTGACGGCCACCCGCCAGGCCATCGCCTCCTGCGAGTGCGACGCCGGCTGCCCGTCCTGCATCCAGTCCCCCAAGTGCGGCAACGGCAACGAGCCCCTGCACAAACGGGGAGCGGTGCGATTGCTGACGGTTCTGCTGCAGGGGGCGCCGGACGAGAAGGCTCCGGACGAGAAGGGCTAG
- a CDS encoding class I SAM-dependent methyltransferase, giving the protein MSNASLHALPSADRPDAAARLRDALLAADFTADGLLDLLGAPAYAALARSETVPALRATRGDTPLELLVRLFLLQQSVSRARVARVLPVDDCVASGWLVSGSDGSGDDGQVAASVDVRPYGGPGGEDWFIVSDLGCAVGGAGGIGSHDEGVVLGVGGASTTLAGITVRTPVGSALDLGTGSGIQALHAAQHATRVTATDLNPRALHITALTLALSGAPAADLREGSLFEPVREDETYDLIVSNPPFVISPGARLTYRDGGMGGDDLCRTLVQEAGERLREGGFAQFLANWQHVEGEDWQDRLRSWVPRGCDAWIVQREVQDVTQYAELWLRDAGDHRSDPAEYRDRYDAWLDEFEARKVRSVGFGWITLRRTGATAPSITVEEWPHPVEQPLGDTVRAHFERLDYLRAHDDAALLAGHFRLAAEVVQEQVGLPGAEDPEHVVLRQNRGMRRATKVDTVGAGFAGVCDGTLSAGRILDAIAQLVGEDPVSLRDRTPAQIRLLVEQGFLEPSGE; this is encoded by the coding sequence GTGAGTAACGCCAGCCTGCACGCCCTGCCCTCCGCCGACCGCCCCGATGCCGCCGCGCGCCTCCGGGACGCCCTTCTGGCCGCCGACTTCACCGCCGACGGGCTCCTCGACCTGCTCGGCGCGCCCGCGTACGCCGCCCTGGCGCGCAGCGAGACCGTGCCCGCGCTCCGGGCGACCCGGGGAGACACGCCGCTCGAACTGCTCGTACGGCTGTTCCTGTTGCAGCAATCCGTGTCCCGCGCTCGCGTGGCGCGTGTGCTGCCCGTCGACGACTGTGTGGCGAGCGGGTGGCTGGTGTCCGGGAGTGACGGTTCCGGGGACGACGGTCAGGTGGCCGCCTCCGTCGACGTACGGCCCTACGGCGGGCCGGGCGGCGAGGACTGGTTCATCGTGTCCGACCTGGGGTGCGCGGTCGGCGGGGCCGGTGGCATCGGCAGTCACGACGAGGGCGTCGTGCTCGGGGTGGGCGGGGCATCCACGACTCTCGCCGGTATCACCGTCCGTACGCCGGTCGGCTCCGCGCTCGATCTCGGCACCGGATCCGGGATCCAGGCGCTGCACGCGGCCCAGCACGCCACGCGCGTGACGGCGACCGACCTCAACCCCCGCGCCCTGCACATCACCGCGCTGACGCTCGCCCTGTCCGGCGCCCCGGCGGCGGACCTGCGCGAGGGCTCGCTCTTCGAGCCGGTCAGGGAGGACGAGACGTACGACCTGATCGTCTCCAACCCGCCGTTCGTGATCTCGCCGGGTGCGCGGCTCACGTACCGGGACGGCGGGATGGGCGGGGACGATCTGTGCCGCACGCTCGTTCAGGAGGCGGGGGAGCGGTTGCGTGAAGGCGGGTTCGCGCAGTTCCTCGCCAACTGGCAGCACGTGGAAGGGGAGGACTGGCAGGACAGGCTCAGGTCCTGGGTGCCGCGCGGGTGCGATGCCTGGATCGTGCAGCGCGAGGTGCAGGACGTCACGCAGTACGCCGAGCTGTGGCTGCGCGACGCCGGCGACCACCGCTCCGACCCGGCGGAGTACCGGGATCGGTACGACGCCTGGCTGGACGAGTTCGAGGCGCGCAAGGTGAGGTCGGTCGGGTTCGGCTGGATCACACTGCGGAGGACGGGGGCGACCGCGCCGTCGATCACCGTGGAGGAGTGGCCCCATCCGGTCGAACAGCCGCTCGGGGACACGGTTCGCGCGCACTTCGAGCGCCTGGACTACCTGCGCGCGCACGACGACGCGGCTCTGCTCGCCGGGCACTTCAGACTGGCGGCCGAGGTCGTGCAGGAGCAGGTCGGGCTGCCCGGCGCCGAGGACCCGGAACACGTGGTGCTGCGCCAGAACCGCGGGATGCGCCGGGCCACCAAGGTGGACACGGTCGGCGCGGGCTTCGCAGGCGTGTGCGACGGCACCCTGAGCGCCGGGCGGATTCTTGACGCCATCGCCCAACTGGTCGGCGAGGACCCGGTGTCGCTGCGGGACCGCACGCCCGCGCAGATCAGGTTGCTGGTGGAACAGGGCTTTCTGGAGCCGTCGGGCGAGTGA
- a CDS encoding sodium-translocating pyrophosphatase, producing the protein MAGLSTPHRFDQPTTFAAAVLTDDNRLIVMVIGVVALAALVVAGVLVRQVLAAGEGTDSMKEIAKAIQEGANAYLARQLRTLGVFAVIVFFLLMLLPADDWNQRAGRSVFFLIGAAFSAATGYIGMWLAVRSNVRVAAAAREATPAEGEPEKDLTDVSHKAMKIAFRTGGVVGMFTVGLGLLGASCVVLVYAADAPKVLEGFGLGAALIAMFMRVGGGIFTKAADVGADLVGKVEQGIPEDDPRNAATIADNVGDNVGDCAGMAADLFESYAVTLVAALILGKAAFGDAGLAFPLLVPAIGVLTAMIGIFAVAPKRSDRSGMSAINRGFFISAVISLALVAIAVFVYLPSSYADLEGVTDAAISGKGGDPRILALLAVAIGIVLAALIQQLTGYFTETNRRPVRDIGKSSLTGAATVVLAGISIGLESAVYTALLIGLGVYGAFLLGGTSIMLALFAVALAGTGLLTTVGVIVAMDTFGPVSDNAQGIAEMSGDVQGAGAQVLTDLDAVGNTTKAITKGIAIATAVLAASALFGSYRDAITTAARDVGEKVGEGGPLNLVMDISQPNNLVGLIAGAAVVFLFSGLAISAVSRSAGSVVYEVRRQFREHPGIMNYTEKPEYGRVVDICTKDALRELATPGLLAVLAPIAIGFTLGVGALGAFLAGAIGTGTLMAVFLANSGGAWDNAKKLVEDGHHGGKGSEAHAATVIGDTVGDPFKDTAGPAINPLLKVMNLVALLVAPAIIKFSYGDDENLALRIVIAVLSIAVIVGAVYVSKRRGVAGEDEGEEAERAAKSADPAVVS; encoded by the coding sequence ATGGCGGGGCTTTCTACCCCTCATCGGTTCGACCAACCCACAACCTTCGCAGCCGCGGTACTGACCGACGACAACCGACTGATCGTGATGGTCATCGGCGTCGTCGCCCTGGCGGCGCTCGTGGTCGCCGGGGTGCTGGTGCGCCAGGTGCTCGCGGCGGGCGAGGGCACCGACAGCATGAAGGAGATCGCCAAGGCGATCCAGGAAGGCGCGAACGCCTATCTGGCACGGCAGTTGCGCACGCTCGGCGTATTCGCCGTGATCGTGTTCTTCCTGCTGATGCTGCTACCTGCGGACGACTGGAATCAGCGCGCCGGACGGTCGGTGTTCTTCTTGATCGGCGCCGCGTTCTCGGCGGCCACCGGTTATATCGGCATGTGGCTCGCCGTGCGCAGCAATGTGCGTGTCGCCGCCGCGGCACGGGAAGCGACACCGGCGGAAGGTGAGCCGGAAAAGGATCTCACCGACGTCTCTCACAAAGCGATGAAGATCGCTTTCCGTACCGGCGGCGTCGTCGGCATGTTCACCGTGGGCCTCGGCCTGCTGGGCGCCTCCTGTGTCGTGCTGGTGTACGCGGCCGACGCGCCGAAGGTCCTCGAAGGGTTCGGCCTCGGTGCGGCCCTCATCGCCATGTTCATGCGTGTCGGCGGTGGCATCTTCACCAAGGCCGCCGACGTAGGCGCCGACCTGGTCGGCAAGGTCGAGCAGGGCATCCCGGAGGACGATCCGCGCAACGCCGCGACCATCGCCGACAACGTGGGCGACAACGTCGGCGACTGTGCCGGTATGGCGGCCGACCTCTTCGAGTCGTACGCCGTGACGCTCGTCGCCGCGCTGATCCTCGGCAAGGCCGCCTTCGGCGACGCCGGACTCGCCTTCCCGCTCCTGGTGCCCGCGATCGGCGTCCTCACGGCGATGATCGGCATCTTCGCGGTGGCGCCGAAGCGTTCCGACCGCAGCGGCATGAGCGCGATCAACCGCGGATTCTTCATCTCCGCTGTGATCTCGCTCGCACTCGTCGCGATCGCCGTCTTCGTCTATCTGCCGTCGTCGTACGCCGATCTGGAGGGAGTCACCGACGCGGCCATCTCCGGCAAGGGCGGCGATCCGCGGATCCTCGCGCTTCTCGCGGTGGCCATCGGCATCGTGCTGGCGGCCCTGATCCAGCAACTGACCGGCTACTTCACCGAGACAAACCGACGACCCGTACGGGACATCGGCAAGAGCTCCCTCACCGGCGCGGCCACCGTCGTCCTCGCCGGCATCTCCATCGGGCTCGAATCGGCCGTCTACACCGCCCTGTTGATCGGCCTCGGTGTGTACGGGGCGTTCCTGCTCGGCGGTACGTCCATCATGCTGGCGCTGTTCGCGGTGGCACTGGCCGGCACCGGCCTGCTCACCACGGTCGGTGTCATCGTCGCGATGGACACCTTCGGGCCCGTCTCCGACAACGCGCAGGGCATCGCCGAGATGTCCGGCGACGTCCAGGGCGCGGGCGCGCAGGTGCTCACCGACCTGGACGCCGTCGGCAACACCACCAAGGCCATCACCAAGGGCATCGCCATCGCCACCGCGGTCCTGGCGGCCTCGGCGCTCTTCGGGTCGTACCGCGACGCGATCACGACCGCGGCACGTGACGTGGGCGAGAAGGTCGGCGAGGGCGGGCCGCTGAACCTGGTGATGGACATCTCGCAGCCCAACAACCTGGTCGGTCTGATCGCCGGCGCGGCGGTCGTCTTCCTGTTCTCCGGGCTGGCGATCAGCGCGGTCTCGCGGTCGGCGGGTTCGGTCGTCTACGAGGTGCGGCGGCAGTTCCGCGAACACCCCGGGATCATGAACTACACCGAGAAACCGGAGTACGGACGCGTCGTCGACATCTGTACGAAGGACGCGCTCCGGGAACTCGCCACACCCGGGCTGCTGGCTGTCCTGGCGCCCATCGCCATCGGGTTCACGCTCGGTGTCGGCGCGCTCGGCGCCTTTCTCGCGGGCGCGATCGGCACGGGCACGCTGATGGCGGTGTTCCTCGCCAACTCCGGTGGCGCGTGGGACAACGCGAAGAAGCTGGTGGAGGACGGCCACCACGGCGGCAAGGGCAGCGAGGCCCACGCGGCGACCGTCATCGGGGACACCGTCGGCGACCCGTTCAAGGACACCGCGGGCCCGGCCATCAACCCACTGTTGAAGGTGATGAACCTGGTCGCGCTGCTCGTAGCGCCCGCGATCATCAAGTTCAGCTACGGCGACGACGAGAACCTCGCACTGCGCATCGTCATCGCCGTCCTGTCGATCGCGGTGATCGTGGGTGCGGTGTACGTCTCCAAGCGGCGCGGGGTCGCCGGGGAGGACGAAGGGGAGGAGGCGGAGCGGGCGGCCAAGTCGGCTGATCCCGCAGTGGTTTCGTAG
- a CDS encoding small secreted protein, with the protein MEGTNPVNKKLAVALSGGAVLVLALSGCSSDDGNEKLDAWAKQVCDAVKPQAQKIEAANAAIQKETSDNSTPAAVQKTDAQAFQDMADAYKAIGAAVNTAGAPNVDDGETKKTNAVKELNDISASYAGLKKQVDGLDTKNQAKFADGLKGVAAQLDKLSQSGNDALKALEEGDVGKSMAKQESCKSTSASPGVSSTAS; encoded by the coding sequence ATGGAAGGGACCAATCCGGTGAACAAGAAGCTCGCGGTCGCACTGTCCGGCGGTGCGGTACTGGTACTGGCGCTGTCGGGATGCAGCAGCGACGACGGCAACGAGAAGCTGGATGCCTGGGCCAAGCAGGTGTGCGACGCGGTGAAACCGCAGGCGCAGAAGATCGAGGCGGCCAACGCCGCGATCCAGAAGGAGACCTCCGACAACAGCACACCGGCTGCCGTCCAGAAGACCGACGCCCAGGCCTTCCAGGACATGGCGGACGCCTACAAGGCGATCGGTGCGGCCGTGAACACCGCGGGCGCGCCGAACGTCGACGACGGCGAGACGAAGAAGACGAACGCCGTCAAGGAACTCAACGACATCTCGGCCTCCTACGCGGGTCTGAAGAAGCAGGTGGACGGACTCGACACCAAGAACCAGGCGAAGTTCGCCGACGGTCTCAAGGGCGTCGCCGCTCAGCTGGACAAGCTCAGCCAGAGCGGGAACGACGCCCTGAAGGCCCTGGAGGAAGGCGACGTCGGCAAGTCGATGGCCAAGCAGGAGAGCTGCAAGTCGACCTCCGCGTCCCCCGGGGTCTCCTCGACGGCCAGCTGA